The nucleotide window GATAAAGAAAGCAGTGGTACCATTTTATGGAAAAAAGGGTACAGGGATAATTAAAGATCCTAAAAAAGCCATATATAATAAAATATATAATAAACTGACCTTTGATATCTTTAAGATTTTTAAATAAAATAATTAAATTACTATTATGAGAGGCTGGTGCAAATTTGTAAAAAATAAAATTCTCTTAGCTATAAATAGTTTCTATTTATTTTGCTTACAGAAAGAAAATCCGAAACTCACTACGTTCAGACAGTCGGATTTTCAGTATTCTGTTTCGCTGCATAAATTACGGAACTATTTCTAATGCTGAGAATTTTATTTTTACAGTTTTAGAGATGCACCAGCCTTTTTTAAGGTATTTTTAAATTTGTTATTTTAAATTATATTTATCTATTGATATTTATAGATAAATATATTATAATACATTCATAAGTGCATTGTACTTCAAAAGTTTTATGAAAAAGTGAGGAGGATAGTTTATGAAATTTAGTTTTAAAATCCAAGTTTGAAAAAGAATTTTTTATTAAGAACAGCTAGAAAGCTAAAAAGAGAGATAAAGGTGGATTATTTGGTAAGAAACAGATATAGAAAAAATATGAATAACTTGACAAAGGTGATATAATATAAGGAGGTAGAATTACATATGTTTAATGAATTTCTTATTGATAATTTAAGTATATTATCTAAAATTGAAGTTCCCCCTAAAAGATTAGATGATATTATTGCTTTTTTTAAAAAATTAAAAAAGGGAATAGAAGATAATGAACGTAGATTTGTATTACTTGGTTTGATATTTTATAAATTTTTGACTAATAAAGAAATGAGGCTAGATTCAACTAGTGGAATAATCTTTGAAAAAATAATGGCAGGCATATTTAAAGGGAAAGTTATAGGCCATAAAGCAGTTAAAATAAATGATGAAAAAAAAGGAGATAAGACGTTAAAAACAAATAAGATATTTAAACCAGATGTTGATTTTGACGGATATAAGGTATCTTTAAAAACATTAAAAGGAAAATTATTTAACATTAATTTATTATGTGAAGATAAGAAATATAAATATGAATTAAGTATTGGTGCAGTTTCTATAACTGCTTTATTAAAAGGAACAGGTATTAATGATGAGGATTTAACAGAAAGAAAGCGCTTAGGTTCAAGGAAGAAATTAATCGCAAATTTATATGATCCACTAATGAAAAATAAAAAAATGGATATATTCCTGAAGAATTTTGAAGATATATTTATGTCAATTTATGGTAATATAGATATAATTGTTTTATTTAAGCGTGGTTATCAAATGAAAGTTTTATTTTTTCATGGAAAAGATTTTGTAGAAAGTTTATTAAAGATAGGAAAAGAAGAAAAAGGCGAGAAACTGTTTAAAGTTTTGAATAGATGGGAAGGAGGTAGCATAAGACTATCATATACAGATTTATTTGAGCAAATGAAACAAGATAAAAAGTTAGAAGAAATCGTTATTAATCTAAATACTGTAGAAAAAAACAAAGAGATAAATGAGAGGGTAAAAGAGATACAAAAAAATATACGCAATTTTTTAAGTGATATTAGTAAATAAAAAAAGAGGCAAAAAAATGGAGACAGAAAATTTTATTATCGCCTTTATACTCACACTTTTTGCAGGTTTGGCAATGGGAGCAGGAGGGCTTTTAGGCTTTATAGGAGAGAGAAAAAGTAAAAACTTCTTTGCAGGGTCTGTTGGTTTTGCAGCAGGGGTTATGCTTTATGCAGCCTTTGTTGAAATCCTGCCAGAATCAATAGAGGGATTAGGAGAGATATTTGGCACTAAGAACGGGTCACTTCTTGGAAGTGGAGCATTTTTCGGTGGAATAGCTTTTATGCTATTTGTAGAAAAGGTATGTCTTCCTCACAACCACCATGGACATCACCACGGAGAAGAGGAAGAGCACCAGCATGAAGAACACCATAGCAAATCAATGTATAGAATGGGAATAATGACAGCAATAGCAATTGCTATACATAATTTTCCTGAGGGATTTGCAATTTTTACTTCAGCTCTTAAAGATACAAGATTAGGGATATCTGTTGCAATCGCCATAGCAATTCACAATGTAGCAGTGGGAATAGCTGTATCAGCACCTATATACTATGGAACAGGTTGTAAAAAGAAAGCCTTTGGAGCAGCACTACTTTCTGGACTTTCAGAACCAACTGGAGCTCTTATTGGGTATTGGGCACTGCATAATTATTTAGATGACAGAATATTTGGAGTGATACTTGCTATAGTTGCTGGTATCATGGTATATATAGCTCTTGACGAACTTATTCCATCAGCTCAGGAAAGTGATAACCATATTGGAACTTACTCACTTGTAGCAGGAATGTTTGTAATGGCAATGACAATGATATTTATATAAATAAAAAAACTTCTCTTAGTTAAATCTTTGAGAAGTTTTTTTATTATCTATTCTATTGTCTATTCCTGAGGAACAAGATTTTTAAGAGGTTTTCCATCTACAAAATCCTGAATATTTTCAAGAGTTGTTTTAGTTATAGACTCTACTGCCTCACGTGTGAAAAATGCCTGGTGAGAAGTGATAAGAACATTGTGGAAAGAAAGCAGTCTTCCTAAAATATCATCCTGAATTACCTGGCTTGATTTATCCTCAAAGAAGTAATCCTCTTCCTCTTCATATACATCAAGGGCAGCTGCACCTATCTTCTTATCTTTTAATGCTTCAACTAAATCTACTGAATCTATTAACATTCCCCTACCTGTATTTACTATTATTACTCCATCTTTCATCTTATTCATAGAAGTTCTGTTAATAAGGTATTTTGTCTGTGGAGTCAAAGGGCAGTTAAGGGATATAATATCAGACTCTCTATAGAGAGTATCCAGATCTACAAATTCAAATCCAAGCTCTTTTGCCACATCATAATTAGGATATGGGTCATATGCAATTACTCTTGTACCAAAACCTTTTAGTATTTTAATAAGAATCTGGGCAATTTTTCCAGCACCAATGATACCTACTGTTTTCTTGTACATATCAAATCCCATAAGACCATTTATTGAGAAATTTCCCTCTCTTGTACGGATATATGCTTTATGTATCTTTCTATTTACTGCAAGTATCATTCCAACTGTATATTCAGCTATTGAATATGGAGAGTAGGCAGGAACTCTTACTACCTGAAATCTCCCCTTGATATCCTTTAAGGAGATATTGTTAAACCCGGCACATCTCATAGCTAACAGCTTGATACCATTTTGAGCTAATAGATCAATTGTTGCCTTTCCAATATCATCATTTGTAAATGCTGATACCACATCAAATCCCTTTGAAAGATATGCAGTCTCTTCAGAAAGTTTTACTTTTAAAAACTTCATTTCAAAGTTGTACTTTTCTCCATATTGAGAGAAGAAGTCAATATCATAATCTTTCATGTCATAAAATAGAATTTTAGTTTTTTTCATATAAACCTCCTTGTAAATATTTTGCTGATTTATTTTATCATAGATAGAAAAAACAATAAATAATTATTTACTTTTTTAGTAAAGAATATGGATAAAAAATTATTTTATGATGTTTAGAAGAAATTTTAATTTTGTTAAAGCTTTTACACTATGTTGCATGTTAGCAGGAATAATAATACTTTTACTTGGTTCTAAGTGATACTCTGTACCATTTAAATTAAAAATACCCTCTCCTTCTAAAACTGTTATAAAAGCTTCACCAGTTGTACTGTGTTCTGGAATAATAACATCTTTATCAAGAGATAAAAGAGCAAGAACTACACTTTCTCTTTGAGCTATAAGTTTCATTGAGTAGTCATTGGGAATATAATTAATTTTTTCTTTTAAATCAAATATTTTTTCTAATTCTAAATTTTTAATATTAGTCATTTTTAATCACCTTTCCATTCTTTGATAGTTATATAATAGCAAAAAAAAGTAAAATTTCAGGTAACATATGTTACGGAAAGAGAAAACTTTATAATAATTATCCACTTTAATTTTTACATATAATTTGCCTAAAAAATGTCAACAGGATAGAGGTTAAAAAAGATAAAAATCATATTTTTTATTAGTAAAAAAAAGGTAGTTTAAGTTCTTTTTGTTCTAAAACAATATATTAATTTCAACTATGCTATTGACAAAACTTAAAAAAAAGGATATATTATTATTAATTAATGAACACGTGACCATAAAAGAAAAGAGGTAAATTATGATAACACAAAAAGAGATAGCTGAAAGGCTTGGAGTTAGTAGAACTACAGTAGCTAGAGCTATAAATGGTAGTTCATTAATCAAGAAAGAGACTAAAGATAAAATA belongs to Fusobacterium sp. DD2 and includes:
- a CDS encoding 2-hydroxyacid dehydrogenase, yielding MKKTKILFYDMKDYDIDFFSQYGEKYNFEMKFLKVKLSEETAYLSKGFDVVSAFTNDDIGKATIDLLAQNGIKLLAMRCAGFNNISLKDIKGRFQVVRVPAYSPYSIAEYTVGMILAVNRKIHKAYIRTREGNFSINGLMGFDMYKKTVGIIGAGKIAQILIKILKGFGTRVIAYDPYPNYDVAKELGFEFVDLDTLYRESDIISLNCPLTPQTKYLINRTSMNKMKDGVIIVNTGRGMLIDSVDLVEALKDKKIGAAALDVYEEEEDYFFEDKSSQVIQDDILGRLLSFHNVLITSHQAFFTREAVESITKTTLENIQDFVDGKPLKNLVPQE
- the zupT gene encoding zinc transporter ZupT, with protein sequence METENFIIAFILTLFAGLAMGAGGLLGFIGERKSKNFFAGSVGFAAGVMLYAAFVEILPESIEGLGEIFGTKNGSLLGSGAFFGGIAFMLFVEKVCLPHNHHGHHHGEEEEHQHEEHHSKSMYRMGIMTAIAIAIHNFPEGFAIFTSALKDTRLGISVAIAIAIHNVAVGIAVSAPIYYGTGCKKKAFGAALLSGLSEPTGALIGYWALHNYLDDRIFGVILAIVAGIMVYIALDELIPSAQESDNHIGTYSLVAGMFVMAMTMIFI
- a CDS encoding cupin domain-containing protein, with product MTNIKNLELEKIFDLKEKINYIPNDYSMKLIAQRESVVLALLSLDKDVIIPEHSTTGEAFITVLEGEGIFNLNGTEYHLEPSKSIIIPANMQHSVKALTKLKFLLNIIK